One part of the Bicyclus anynana chromosome 8, ilBicAnyn1.1, whole genome shotgun sequence genome encodes these proteins:
- the LOC112045906 gene encoding retinol dehydrogenase 11-like gives MWMFLIIWTVVVLFSIKLFNKLSTGKCYADTVMSGKVVVVTGASGGIGFETALELARRGAKLIIACRNNEKGEKAVRRIIRRTNNKRVRFIHLDLTSLESVRKFVAALEESEAKLDVLINNAGAICTTREKTEDGILKDLQINYYGPFLLTVLLIPMLKKAAPSRVVVVSSSWHKFGTVENINSEKYGYIQSYANSKLYNVIFSKELARRLYGTGVDVNSLNPGQVNTSLYRSSTFLEKIRSLMLYSFFKTPEEGAQTSVYLAVSYECDQMTGKYFEDCQEARASYKAEDEVAAAKLWEVSQELVKLTPDEIKRCLG, from the coding sequence ATGTGGATGTTTCTAATAATCTGGACAGTGGTGGTGCTTTTCTCTATAAAGTTATTCAACAAACTATCCACAGGGAAATGTTACGCGGACACGGTCATGAGTGGCAAAGTGGTAGTGGTCACCGGTGCTAGCGGTGGTATTGGCTTCGAAACAGCTTTGGAATTAGCTAGGAGGGGGGCGAAGCTGATCATAGCTTGTCGAAACAACGAAAAAGGCGAGAAAGCTGTCCGAAGAATAATAAGAAGAACCAACAACAAAAGGGTACGCTTCATACATTTAGATTTGACCTCGCTGGAGTCAGTCCGAAAGTTTGTTGCAGCATTAGAAGAATCCGAAGCGAAATTGGACGTGTTAATCAACAATGCTGGAGCTATTTGTACGACGAGAGAAAAAACCGAAGACGGCATTCTTAAAGatttgcaaataaattattatggacCGTTCTTGTTGACAGTGCTACTGATACCGATGCTTAAAAAGGCGGCGCCGAGTCGCGTAGTCGTGGTCTCATCTTCGTGGCACAAGTTCGGGACCGTGGAGAACATTAACAGTGAGAAATATGGATACATCCAATCGTATGCCAACAGcaaattgtataatgtaatattcAGCAAAGAATTAGCAAGACGGTTGTACGGAACCGGCGTGGATGTAAATTCTTTAAATCCAGGGCAAGTGAACACGTCTCTGTACAGGAGTTCCACATTTTTGGAAAAGATCCGAAGTCTCATGTTGTACTCGTTTTTCAAGACGCCCGAAGAAGGGGCCCAGACGTCCGTTTATTTGGCAGTATCGTACGAATGCGATCAGATGACTGGCAAGTATTTCGAGGATTGCCAAGAGGCGAGGGCGTCTTACAAGGCCGAGGACGAAGTTGCCGCCGCAAAGTTGTGGGAGGTATCGCAGGAATTGGTCAAACTGACGCCGGACGAGATAAAAAGATGTTTGGGCTAG